A single window of Halobacterium jilantaiense DNA harbors:
- a CDS encoding ribosome biogenesis/translation initiation ATPase RLI — translation MAEDSIAVVDLDRCQPDRCNYECSNYCPPNRTGKECITLRGDDAEDGDPDQVRISEEICLGETCGICVEKCPFDAIEIINLPQELDDEPTHRYGDNSFALYGLPVPESGKVTGLLGPNGIGKSTAVDLLAGEVTPNLGRHESPPDWDEVVDEYRGTELQDYLAAVRDGDVDVAKKPQYVDEIPAQFDGKTRELLEATDERGVLDDLVDRLSIRPVMDQDIDSLSGGELQRVALAATLARDADFYFVDELTPYLDIGQRVTAARIVRELAEEEDKAVLVVEHDLAVLDMLADSIHVAYGEPSVYGVVTPPKSVRNGINEYLRGYLENENMRVRPEAIQFEEHAPRSTSREDTLVSYPDMTKSYGDGEFTLSVDGGEINRNEVLGVVGPNGIGKSTFAQLLAGGLEATSVDGETGADLDVGLDIAYKPQYVEADQHMRVDAFLSSITNDVGTSYWQTEIGDPLQLDRIMEQNLPDLSGGERQRVAIAATLSKDADLYLLDEPSAHLDVEQRVLATRAIRRYAENNESTVMVIDHDIYMIDLVSDRLMVFDGEPADHGHASTPQSMRGGMNEFLANLDVTFRRDERLGRPRINKPGSQLDKQQKRDGEYYYTN, via the coding sequence ATGGCCGAGGACAGCATCGCCGTCGTCGACCTCGACAGATGTCAGCCCGACCGGTGCAACTACGAGTGCTCGAACTACTGCCCGCCGAACCGCACCGGCAAGGAGTGCATCACGCTCCGGGGCGACGACGCAGAAGACGGTGACCCAGACCAGGTCCGCATCAGCGAGGAGATCTGTCTCGGTGAGACCTGTGGTATCTGCGTCGAGAAGTGTCCGTTCGACGCCATCGAAATCATCAACCTCCCGCAGGAGCTCGACGACGAGCCCACCCACCGCTACGGCGACAACTCGTTCGCGCTGTACGGGCTCCCGGTGCCCGAATCCGGGAAAGTCACCGGGCTCCTCGGGCCGAACGGCATCGGGAAGTCGACGGCCGTCGACCTCCTCGCGGGCGAGGTGACGCCGAACCTCGGCCGCCACGAGTCGCCCCCGGACTGGGACGAGGTCGTCGACGAGTACCGCGGCACCGAGCTCCAGGACTACCTCGCTGCGGTCCGCGACGGCGACGTCGACGTGGCGAAGAAGCCGCAGTACGTCGACGAGATTCCCGCGCAGTTCGACGGAAAGACCCGCGAGCTCCTCGAAGCGACCGACGAGCGCGGCGTCCTCGACGACCTCGTCGACCGGCTCTCGATTCGGCCGGTGATGGACCAGGACATCGACTCGCTGTCCGGCGGGGAGCTCCAGCGGGTCGCGCTCGCCGCGACGCTCGCGCGCGACGCCGACTTCTACTTCGTGGACGAGCTGACGCCGTACCTCGACATCGGCCAGCGCGTCACCGCGGCGCGCATCGTCCGCGAACTCGCCGAGGAGGAGGACAAGGCCGTCCTCGTCGTCGAGCACGACCTCGCGGTCCTCGATATGCTCGCGGACTCCATCCACGTCGCCTACGGTGAACCGTCCGTCTACGGCGTCGTGACGCCGCCGAAGAGCGTGCGCAACGGCATCAACGAGTACCTCCGCGGCTACCTCGAGAACGAGAACATGCGCGTGCGGCCGGAAGCCATCCAGTTCGAGGAGCACGCGCCCCGGTCCACTAGCCGCGAGGACACGCTCGTCTCCTACCCCGACATGACGAAGTCCTACGGCGACGGCGAGTTCACGCTGTCCGTCGACGGCGGGGAAATCAACCGCAACGAGGTGCTGGGCGTCGTCGGGCCGAACGGCATCGGGAAGTCGACGTTCGCCCAGCTGCTCGCGGGCGGCCTGGAAGCGACCAGCGTCGACGGCGAGACCGGAGCCGACCTCGATGTCGGCCTCGACATCGCGTACAAACCGCAGTACGTGGAGGCCGACCAGCACATGCGCGTCGACGCGTTCCTCTCCTCCATCACGAACGACGTCGGCACCAGCTACTGGCAGACCGAGATCGGCGACCCGCTCCAGCTCGACCGCATCATGGAGCAGAACCTCCCGGACCTCTCCGGCGGGGAGCGCCAGCGCGTCGCCATCGCCGCGACCCTCTCGAAGGACGCCGACCTCTACCTGCTCGACGAGCCGAGCGCGCACCTCGACGTCGAGCAGCGCGTGCTCGCCACGCGCGCCATCCGGCGGTACGCCGAGAACAACGAGAGCACCGTGATGGTCATCGACCACGACATCTACATGATCGACCTCGTGAGCGACCGCCTGATGGTGTTCGACGGCGAGCCCGCCGACCACGGCCACGCGTCGACACCGCAGTCGATGCGCGGCGGCATGAACGAGTTCCTCGCGAACCTCGACGTAACGTTCCGGCGCGACGAGCGCCTCGGCCGCCCGCGCATCAACAAGCCGGGCAGCCAGCTGGACAAACAGCAGAAGCGCGACGGCGAGTACTACTACACGAACTGA